The following are from one region of the Sandaracinus amylolyticus genome:
- a CDS encoding sigma 54-interacting transcriptional regulator, producing the protein MTSPEDKTTVDHDASAHSVPMRAQASLLLYLHGGVKVVPLEPDRPLVIGRAFPADVVVDDLSLSRQHARIGWQQGQLWIEDLGSTNGTHVRGERITTRVSVAPGETVQLGAATASVNVTVSADALLRGVIAHERFLARLEDEVLRARTFGRPLALLMVRAVAVGSGHASRWLPRIRGTLRPIDTISLYAPGAVLALLPETDREQAHRVASSLVTPALGEPPLVCGIATWPEARSAQELLDRARDAARGATPSSAVRHASGQEPEAASRSVVVASPAMREVYGLVRKIAGSSIPVLIQGETGAGKEVVARAIHTESPRRSRPLRSINCGAIPATLIESVLFGHEKGAFTGAERAAPGLFEQADGGTVMLDEVGELSTAAQAALLRVLETKRVTRVGSVQEIECDVRVVAATHRDLEQMVASGTFRRDLLYRLNAMTLRVPPLRERPEEIDVLSELFLEEASKASGLAVHTFDPQARALLRSYAWPGNVRELRNVIERAALVCASDAIRAEDLGERITRVESVPPPSSPAVAVPARADDADADFKDRVRQYETELILEALRRAGGNQTQAAKILRMPLRTLVHKMKSHGIRKLWAGAEGDDDELGEGEDER; encoded by the coding sequence ATGACGAGCCCGGAGGACAAGACCACCGTCGACCACGACGCGTCCGCGCACTCGGTGCCGATGCGCGCGCAGGCGTCGCTGCTGCTGTATCTGCACGGCGGCGTGAAGGTCGTGCCGCTCGAGCCCGATCGTCCGCTCGTGATCGGTCGCGCGTTCCCCGCGGACGTCGTCGTCGACGACCTCTCGCTCTCGCGCCAGCACGCGCGCATCGGGTGGCAGCAGGGGCAGCTCTGGATCGAGGATCTCGGCTCGACGAACGGCACCCACGTGCGCGGCGAGCGCATCACCACGCGCGTCTCGGTCGCGCCCGGCGAGACGGTGCAGCTCGGCGCCGCGACCGCGTCGGTGAACGTGACGGTCTCGGCCGACGCGCTGCTGCGCGGCGTGATCGCGCACGAGCGATTCCTCGCGCGCCTCGAGGACGAGGTGCTGCGCGCGCGCACGTTCGGCCGTCCGCTCGCGCTCCTGATGGTGCGCGCGGTGGCGGTGGGATCGGGGCACGCGTCGCGCTGGCTCCCGCGCATCCGCGGCACGCTGCGTCCGATCGACACGATCTCGCTCTACGCGCCGGGCGCGGTGCTGGCGCTCCTGCCCGAGACCGATCGCGAGCAGGCGCATCGCGTGGCGTCGTCGCTGGTCACGCCGGCGCTCGGTGAGCCGCCGCTGGTGTGCGGCATCGCGACCTGGCCCGAGGCGCGCTCGGCGCAGGAGCTCCTCGATCGTGCGCGCGATGCGGCGCGCGGTGCGACTCCGTCGAGCGCGGTCCGCCACGCGAGCGGACAGGAGCCCGAGGCCGCGTCGCGCAGCGTCGTCGTCGCGTCGCCCGCGATGCGCGAGGTCTACGGGCTGGTGCGCAAGATCGCGGGCTCGTCGATCCCGGTGTTGATCCAGGGCGAGACCGGCGCGGGCAAGGAGGTCGTCGCGCGCGCGATCCACACCGAGTCGCCGCGACGCTCGCGCCCGCTGCGCTCGATCAACTGCGGTGCGATCCCCGCGACGCTGATCGAGAGCGTGCTCTTCGGGCACGAGAAGGGCGCGTTCACCGGCGCCGAGCGCGCCGCGCCCGGTCTCTTCGAGCAGGCCGACGGCGGGACCGTGATGCTCGACGAGGTCGGCGAGCTCAGCACGGCCGCGCAGGCTGCGCTGCTGCGCGTGCTCGAGACCAAGCGCGTCACGCGCGTCGGCTCGGTGCAGGAGATCGAGTGCGACGTGCGCGTGGTCGCGGCGACGCATCGCGATCTCGAGCAGATGGTCGCCTCGGGCACGTTCCGCCGCGATCTGCTGTACCGCCTCAACGCGATGACGCTGCGGGTGCCGCCGCTGCGCGAGCGCCCCGAGGAGATCGACGTGCTCTCCGAGCTCTTCCTCGAGGAGGCGAGCAAGGCGAGCGGGCTGGCGGTGCACACGTTCGATCCCCAGGCGCGCGCGCTGCTGCGCAGCTATGCGTGGCCGGGCAACGTGCGCGAGCTGCGCAACGTGATCGAGCGCGCCGCGCTGGTGTGCGCGAGCGATGCGATCCGCGCCGAGGATCTCGGCGAGCGCATCACGCGCGTCGAGTCGGTGCCCCCGCCGAGCTCGCCCGCGGTCGCGGTGCCCGCGCGTGCCGACGACGCGGACGCGGACTTCAAGGATCGCGTGCGCCAGTACGAGACCGAGCTGATCCTCGAGGCGCTGCGACGCGCGGGCGGGAACCAGACCCAGGCCGCGAAGATCCTCCGCATGCCGCTGCGCACGCTCGTCCACAAGATGAAGTCGCACGGCATCCGCAAGCTCTGGGCGGGCGCCGAGGGCGACGACGACGAG
- a CDS encoding NADP-dependent oxidoreductase encodes MTTMHKRFLLASRPTGEATVDNFQLVEAPLDERLHEGQVLVRHHYLSLDPYMRGRMSDAKSYAPPQPLGEVMIGGTAGEVIASRDPRFAAGDFVVGMGGWQTHQKAGPNDRTLRKVDASRVPLSAYLGAVGMPGVTAWYGLTQIIAPKPGATVVVSAASGAVGSVVGQLAKARGVRAVGIAGGREKCDYVRDELGFDACVDYKEHRDVQSLSRAIAEACPDGVDGLFENVGGMVMDAVMLRTNPFARVAVCGMIAGYEGQPIPMAFPALVLTNRLRLEGFIVSEHPEHWPAALKELGELVATGKLKYRETIAKGLERAPEAFLGMLKGKNFGKQLVDLR; translated from the coding sequence ATGACCACGATGCACAAGCGCTTCCTCCTCGCGTCGCGCCCGACCGGTGAGGCGACGGTCGACAATTTCCAGCTCGTGGAGGCGCCGCTCGACGAGCGCCTCCACGAGGGCCAGGTGCTGGTGAGGCACCACTATCTCTCGCTCGATCCCTACATGCGCGGGCGCATGAGCGACGCGAAGAGCTACGCGCCGCCGCAGCCGCTCGGCGAGGTGATGATCGGCGGCACCGCGGGCGAGGTGATCGCGTCGCGCGATCCGCGCTTCGCAGCGGGTGACTTCGTCGTCGGCATGGGCGGATGGCAGACGCACCAGAAGGCGGGCCCGAACGATCGCACGCTGCGCAAGGTGGATGCCTCGCGCGTGCCGCTCTCGGCGTACCTCGGCGCGGTGGGCATGCCCGGTGTGACCGCGTGGTACGGGCTCACCCAGATCATCGCGCCGAAGCCGGGCGCCACGGTCGTGGTGAGCGCAGCGAGCGGCGCGGTGGGCAGCGTGGTCGGACAGCTCGCGAAGGCCCGCGGCGTTCGCGCGGTCGGCATCGCGGGCGGTCGCGAGAAGTGCGACTACGTCCGCGACGAGCTCGGGTTCGACGCGTGCGTCGACTACAAGGAGCATCGCGACGTGCAGTCGCTCTCGCGCGCGATCGCGGAGGCGTGCCCCGACGGAGTCGACGGGCTCTTCGAGAACGTCGGCGGGATGGTGATGGACGCGGTGATGCTGCGGACGAACCCGTTCGCGCGCGTCGCGGTGTGCGGCATGATCGCGGGCTACGAGGGCCAGCCGATCCCGATGGCGTTCCCCGCGCTCGTCCTGACGAACCGACTGCGCCTCGAGGGCTTCATCGTGAGCGAGCACCCCGAGCACTGGCCCGCCGCGCTCAAGGAGCTCGGCGAGCTCGTCGCGACCGGCAAGCTGAAGTACCGCGAGACGATCGCGAAGGGCCTCGAGCGCGCGCCCGAAGCGTTCCTCGGGATGCTGAAGGGGAAGAACTTCGGCAAGCAGCTCGTCGATCTGCGATGA
- a CDS encoding M48 family metallopeptidase, translating into MTFRGTITGADDPRPHAVTITIDAGSLRAVRDDGGEASIALDAMTLEPGGFDGDFVFCRPRDARFTIATSDPAFVDALGAANVAELAPQLAKVGRHRASSRRGAHLSKLGALAMIALFGVALWNVPSMLAASVGMLPTSIDRAVGDAATPELGALDEIDDPAASALVEEIRARLVAHAGADGHDIRITIARDEQVNAFALPGGRVVVLTGLLCTARSSDEVAGVLAHEIAHVTRRHGLRNLAHRAGIGLAISLWLGDVEGWTALAADAATLASQSGYSRAQESEADADAVRTMIAAGLDPAALAAFFATMERPDDAAALRWMSTHPDTAERIAQVQALARAERPTRVPLEHDLAALQRTLCAAAP; encoded by the coding sequence ATGACGTTCCGCGGGACGATCACGGGCGCCGACGATCCGCGGCCTCACGCGGTCACGATCACGATCGACGCGGGCTCGCTGCGCGCGGTGCGCGACGACGGCGGCGAGGCCTCGATCGCGCTCGATGCGATGACGCTCGAGCCCGGAGGGTTCGACGGTGACTTCGTGTTCTGTCGGCCGCGCGATGCGCGCTTCACCATCGCGACCAGCGACCCGGCGTTCGTCGACGCGCTGGGCGCGGCGAACGTCGCCGAGCTCGCACCGCAGCTCGCGAAGGTGGGGCGACATCGCGCGTCGTCGCGCCGCGGGGCGCACCTGTCGAAGCTCGGTGCGCTGGCGATGATCGCGCTCTTCGGCGTCGCGCTGTGGAACGTGCCCTCGATGCTCGCGGCGAGCGTCGGGATGCTGCCCACCTCGATCGATCGCGCGGTCGGGGACGCCGCGACGCCCGAGCTCGGCGCGCTCGACGAGATCGACGATCCCGCGGCGAGCGCGTTGGTCGAGGAGATCCGCGCGCGGCTCGTCGCGCACGCGGGCGCGGACGGGCACGACATCCGGATCACGATCGCACGCGACGAGCAGGTGAACGCGTTCGCGCTGCCGGGCGGGCGCGTCGTCGTGCTCACCGGGCTGCTCTGCACCGCACGATCGAGCGACGAGGTCGCGGGCGTGCTCGCGCACGAGATCGCGCACGTCACGCGGCGCCACGGCCTGCGGAACCTCGCGCATCGCGCCGGCATCGGGCTCGCGATCTCGCTGTGGCTGGGCGACGTCGAGGGATGGACCGCGCTCGCCGCGGACGCGGCGACCCTCGCGAGCCAGAGCGGCTACAGCCGCGCGCAGGAGTCCGAGGCCGATGCCGACGCGGTGCGCACCATGATCGCCGCGGGGCTCGATCCCGCCGCGCTCGCCGCGTTCTTCGCGACCATGGAGCGCCCCGACGACGCCGCGGCGCTGCGCTGGATGTCGACGCATCCCGACACCGCGGAGCGCATCGCGCAGGTGCAAGCGCTCGCGCGCGCCGAGCGGCCGACGCGCGTCCCTCTCGAGCATGATCTCGCGGCGCTGCAGCGAACGCTCTGCGCCGCCGCGCCGTGA
- a CDS encoding serine/threonine-protein kinase gives MSAVGRRIDRYVIEAELDAGGFGQVFRARHGVTGRAVALKLLHPSREASLDVVERFLREARILSAIASPHVVQVLDAGISEDRKIFLAMELLEGESLAKRIQRTGPLPMREAIVVARQILAGLAAAHAAGVVHRDLKPANVFLARGHDGSETTKVLDFGISKSRSRGQESVITMTGAVLGTPHYMAPEQLHGARDVDGRADLYALAVCLYEMLSGKLPYSATTIDSLIAQRLTEPPTPLAAHAPHLPRALLAIIDRGLARDPDARFRTPAELDAALTTLEMAALPPTTPPAMLAPAAVSTRPITPGAVASPYASHRPAASIGASAVMMPSPIGPAPSHATVAPAPARNGMLLVMLGSALAVIVLLVLALAGVIAAFVWSRSSAPPAPVVTPVPAPAPAPAAAADPIFDDPDLRNIPVPAPTPPPPGPVTTRAWVDQIVGDVDEAALDRLAARAAPGLERCRHGHAEDVLVQIFVHRGGRITIAQPHPVRPHGDEATARCVARALRDAAPLDHEDSDGIVSFAAHVEP, from the coding sequence ATGTCCGCCGTCGGGCGAAGGATCGATCGGTACGTCATCGAGGCGGAGCTCGACGCGGGCGGCTTCGGGCAGGTCTTCCGTGCGCGCCACGGCGTCACCGGGCGCGCGGTCGCGCTGAAGCTGCTGCATCCCTCGCGCGAGGCGTCGCTGGACGTCGTCGAGCGCTTCCTGCGCGAGGCGCGCATCCTCTCGGCGATCGCCTCGCCGCACGTGGTGCAGGTGCTCGACGCCGGGATCAGCGAGGACCGCAAGATCTTCCTGGCGATGGAGCTGCTCGAGGGCGAGTCGCTCGCGAAGCGCATCCAGCGCACCGGCCCGCTGCCGATGCGCGAGGCGATCGTGGTCGCGCGGCAGATCCTCGCCGGCCTCGCGGCGGCGCACGCGGCGGGCGTGGTGCACCGCGACCTCAAGCCCGCGAACGTGTTCCTCGCGCGCGGTCACGACGGCAGCGAGACCACGAAGGTGCTCGACTTCGGGATCAGCAAGTCGCGATCGCGCGGTCAGGAGAGCGTGATCACGATGACGGGCGCGGTGCTCGGCACGCCGCACTACATGGCGCCGGAGCAGCTGCACGGCGCACGCGATGTGGACGGGCGCGCCGATCTCTACGCGCTCGCGGTCTGCCTCTACGAGATGCTCTCGGGCAAGCTGCCGTACAGCGCGACGACGATCGACAGCCTGATCGCGCAGCGCCTCACCGAGCCTCCGACCCCGCTCGCCGCGCACGCGCCCCACCTGCCGCGGGCGCTGCTCGCGATCATCGATCGCGGGCTCGCGCGCGATCCCGACGCGCGGTTCCGGACGCCCGCGGAGCTCGACGCGGCGCTCACCACGCTCGAGATGGCGGCGCTGCCGCCGACCACCCCGCCCGCGATGCTCGCGCCGGCCGCGGTCTCGACGCGGCCGATCACGCCGGGCGCGGTCGCATCGCCGTACGCGTCGCATCGCCCCGCGGCGTCGATCGGCGCGTCGGCGGTGATGATGCCCTCGCCGATCGGTCCCGCGCCCTCGCACGCCACCGTCGCGCCCGCGCCCGCTCGGAACGGGATGCTCCTGGTGATGCTCGGCAGCGCGCTCGCGGTGATCGTGCTCTTGGTGCTCGCGCTCGCGGGCGTCATCGCCGCGTTCGTGTGGTCGCGCTCGAGCGCGCCGCCGGCGCCCGTTGTCACGCCCGTGCCGGCACCTGCGCCTGCGCCCGCGGCGGCGGCGGATCCGATCTTCGACGATCCCGATCTCCGGAACATCCCGGTGCCTGCGCCGACACCGCCGCCGCCCGGGCCGGTGACGACGCGCGCGTGGGTCGATCAGATCGTCGGCGACGTCGACGAGGCCGCGCTCGATCGCCTCGCGGCGCGCGCGGCGCCCGGGCTCGAGCGGTGTCGTCACGGTCACGCCGAGGACGTGCTGGTCCAGATCTTCGTCCACCGCGGCGGCCGCATCACGATCGCGCAGCCGCATCCGGTGCGACCGCACGGCGACGAGGCGACCGCGCGCTGCGTCGCACGCGCGCTGCGCGACGCGGCGCCGCTGGATCACGAGGACAGCGACGGGATCGTGAGCTTCGCGGCGCACGTGGAGCCGTGA
- a CDS encoding SDR family NAD(P)-dependent oxidoreductase: MTKTVLVTGATSGFGRATVERFAGAGWRVIACGRRAERLDALVAAIGASRVHPCAFDVRDEGAMRAAIAALPEGFRDVDVLVNNAGLALGTAPAQRADLAQWKQMIDTNVTALATLTHILLPKLIERRGAIVNVSSVAATYPYVGGNVYGGTKAFVAQLSLGLRSDLHGTGVRVTSIEPGLAETEFTLVRTGGDQAASDTLYAGTHPITGEDIAETIWWVANLPPHLNVNRLEVMPVSQSFAGFQIHRAK, translated from the coding sequence ATGACGAAGACGGTGCTGGTGACGGGCGCGACCTCGGGCTTCGGGCGCGCGACGGTGGAGCGCTTCGCGGGCGCGGGATGGCGCGTGATCGCGTGCGGTCGGCGCGCCGAGCGGCTCGATGCGCTGGTCGCGGCGATCGGCGCGTCGCGCGTCCATCCGTGTGCGTTCGACGTGCGCGACGAGGGCGCGATGCGCGCTGCGATCGCGGCGCTGCCCGAGGGGTTCCGCGACGTCGACGTGCTGGTGAACAACGCGGGGCTCGCGCTCGGGACCGCGCCCGCGCAGCGCGCCGATCTCGCGCAGTGGAAGCAGATGATCGACACCAACGTCACGGCGCTCGCGACGCTCACCCACATCCTCCTGCCGAAGCTGATCGAGCGACGCGGCGCGATCGTGAACGTGAGCTCGGTCGCGGCGACGTACCCCTACGTCGGCGGGAACGTGTACGGGGGCACCAAGGCGTTCGTCGCGCAGCTCTCGCTCGGGCTGCGCTCGGATCTGCACGGCACCGGCGTGCGTGTGACGTCGATCGAGCCCGGGCTCGCGGAGACCGAGTTCACGCTGGTGCGCACCGGCGGTGATCAGGCGGCGTCGGACACGCTCTACGCGGGGACGCACCCGATCACCGGTGAGGACATCGCGGAGACGATCTGGTGGGTCGCGAACCTGCCGCCGCACCTCAACGTGAATCGTCTCGAGGTGATGCCGGTGAGCCAGTCGTTCGCGGGGTTCCAGATCCACCGCGCGAAGTAG
- a CDS encoding flavin monoamine oxidase family protein, translating into MTSAQVVVIGAGAAGLAAAETLREAGCHVLVLEARDRIGGRIWTHHEPSCRAPIELGAEWVHGEAPATRLLAARAGADIVEVRGRPVRVRDGQVSDGSSFWQQVQRVTSQLDADRVPDRPVGEGIDRAEVDESARVEARRYVEGFHAADLATASERAIARAEDVEGRGAARTSSGYDALAGALAASIDRDALRLGARVRCVSWSRGKVGVALEEGRPIGARAAVIAVPIGVLRERALVLDPEPPRVRRGLDAIEPGHAARVTLVLRRSIGELLERPDATFLFTDDDALPVWWTVHPLDAPIVVGWRGGPGARALLAGGRDELEARAIVALQRALGTTARDASALVERVWTHDWSSDPFSLGAYSFVRVGGLDAADAMGGVIDGTIVLAGEHLAGGSIGTVEGAIASGRRAARDLLRALGRPIDVAPRAS; encoded by the coding sequence GTGACCTCGGCGCAGGTGGTCGTGATCGGTGCAGGCGCAGCGGGCCTCGCGGCGGCCGAGACGCTGCGCGAGGCGGGGTGCCACGTGCTGGTGCTCGAGGCGCGCGATCGCATCGGCGGGCGGATCTGGACCCACCACGAGCCGTCGTGTCGCGCGCCGATCGAGCTCGGCGCGGAGTGGGTGCACGGCGAGGCGCCGGCGACGCGCCTGCTCGCGGCCCGGGCCGGTGCGGACATCGTCGAGGTGCGGGGCCGGCCGGTGCGAGTGCGGGACGGACAGGTCTCGGACGGATCGTCGTTCTGGCAGCAGGTCCAGCGCGTGACGTCGCAGCTCGATGCGGACCGAGTGCCCGATCGTCCGGTGGGCGAGGGCATCGATCGCGCCGAGGTCGACGAGAGCGCGCGCGTCGAGGCGCGGCGCTACGTCGAGGGGTTCCATGCGGCGGATCTCGCGACCGCGAGCGAGCGCGCGATCGCGCGGGCGGAGGACGTGGAGGGCCGCGGGGCAGCGCGCACGTCGAGCGGCTACGACGCGCTCGCCGGCGCCCTCGCGGCGTCGATCGATCGCGACGCACTGCGCCTCGGCGCGCGCGTTCGATGTGTGTCGTGGTCGCGAGGAAAGGTCGGGGTGGCGCTCGAGGAGGGACGGCCGATCGGCGCGCGCGCCGCGGTGATCGCGGTGCCGATCGGCGTGCTGCGCGAGCGCGCGCTGGTCCTCGATCCCGAGCCGCCGCGGGTGCGCCGCGGGCTCGACGCGATCGAGCCGGGCCACGCGGCGCGGGTGACGCTCGTCCTACGGCGATCGATCGGCGAGCTCCTCGAGCGACCCGACGCGACGTTCTTGTTCACCGACGACGACGCACTGCCGGTGTGGTGGACCGTGCACCCGCTCGATGCGCCGATCGTCGTGGGCTGGCGCGGCGGGCCGGGCGCGCGGGCGCTCCTCGCGGGTGGGCGCGACGAGCTCGAGGCGCGTGCGATCGTCGCGCTGCAGCGCGCGCTCGGGACCACCGCACGGGACGCGAGCGCGCTGGTCGAGCGGGTCTGGACCCACGACTGGTCGAGCGACCCCTTCTCGCTCGGCGCGTACTCGTTCGTGCGGGTCGGCGGGCTCGACGCGGCGGACGCGATGGGCGGTGTGATCGACGGCACGATCGTGCTCGCGGGCGAGCACCTCGCGGGGGGCTCGATCGGCACGGTGGAGGGCGCGATCGCGAGCGGACGGCGCGCGGCGCGCGACCTGCTGCGCGCGCTCGGGCGACCGATCGACGTGGCGCCGCGCGCGTCGTGA
- a CDS encoding metallophosphoesterase — protein MRISPWRLLVFLGVVGSVSALLHGYAWLRLFHDPAWGGPWELLGAIALAVLGVIVPAAILSARTVRRSIATPLAWLGYSWLGTIFYLDVVLLPIDLARVLLAAVDPAGAPFLGARWVAATASVVALSLVAAGIARVRRGPVLREVDVPIEGLPAALEGFRIVQLSDVHVGPTIDRTFVERLVSRTNALAPDAIAITGDLVDGSVAQLAHGVAPLARLRARHGVFFVTGNHEYFSGGDAWAHHVATLGARVLRNEHVVVDHEGAPLVLAGVDDVIAPHFGGRSDVAGAVEGAPEGAPIVLLAHQPRSIDDAARAGVALQLSGHTHGGQMQPFGLLVKLEQPFLSGLHRVARTWLWISEGTGYWGPPLRVGSRSEISVVRLVGAG, from the coding sequence ATGCGGATCTCGCCGTGGCGCTTGCTCGTGTTCCTCGGCGTGGTGGGCAGCGTGAGCGCCCTGCTGCACGGCTACGCCTGGCTGCGCCTGTTCCACGATCCGGCGTGGGGCGGCCCGTGGGAGCTGCTCGGCGCGATCGCGCTCGCGGTGCTCGGCGTGATCGTGCCCGCCGCGATCCTCTCCGCGCGCACCGTGCGCCGGTCGATCGCGACCCCGCTCGCGTGGCTCGGGTACTCGTGGCTCGGCACGATCTTCTATCTCGACGTCGTGCTGCTCCCGATCGATCTCGCGCGCGTGCTGCTCGCGGCGGTCGATCCCGCGGGCGCGCCCTTCCTCGGCGCGCGCTGGGTCGCGGCGACCGCGAGCGTCGTCGCGCTCTCGCTCGTGGCGGCGGGCATCGCGCGGGTGCGGCGCGGTCCGGTGCTGCGCGAGGTCGACGTGCCGATCGAGGGGCTTCCCGCGGCGCTCGAGGGGTTCCGCATCGTGCAGCTCAGCGACGTGCACGTCGGGCCCACGATCGATCGCACGTTCGTCGAGCGGCTCGTCTCGCGCACCAACGCGCTCGCGCCCGACGCCATCGCGATCACCGGCGATCTCGTCGACGGCTCGGTCGCCCAGCTCGCGCACGGCGTCGCGCCGCTCGCGAGGCTGCGCGCGCGCCACGGCGTGTTCTTCGTCACCGGCAACCACGAGTACTTCTCGGGCGGCGACGCGTGGGCGCACCACGTCGCGACGCTCGGCGCGCGCGTGCTGCGCAACGAGCACGTCGTCGTCGATCACGAGGGCGCGCCCCTGGTGCTCGCCGGCGTCGACGACGTGATCGCGCCGCACTTCGGGGGCCGCTCCGACGTCGCGGGCGCGGTCGAGGGAGCGCCCGAGGGCGCGCCGATCGTGCTGCTCGCGCACCAGCCCCGCAGCATCGACGACGCCGCGCGCGCCGGGGTGGCGCTCCAGCTCTCGGGCCACACCCACGGCGGTCAGATGCAGCCCTTCGGGCTCCTCGTGAAGCTCGAGCAGCCCTTCCTCTCGGGCCTCCATCGGGTCGCCCGCACGTGGCTGTGGATCAGCGAAGGCACCGGGTACTGGGGCCCTCCCCTGCGCGTGGGCTCGCGTTCGGAGATCAGCGTCGTGCGTCTCGTCGGCGCGGGCTGA
- a CDS encoding YwqG family protein — translation MRLELPAEIEAVRERIEASIAPCLFLSPAEDGEVTRTRLGGAPLLPPGVAWPRSDRGPLSFVGQLDFRELQHAAQKCAAVRALDVALPSDGVLSLFYDVEEQPWGYDPAHGSGFALVYAPDPARAVDVEPPEGAIPFDEEPLVASAGLTLPWPDDRSYASLELTGDGAVRAYRDYVERFSLAQGRGIPALRQQVGGHAQWLQRDGRITAELASSGVHAGGDPRTWRSADLRRAESEAQSWRLLWQLKPEDDRFTWVDLGTLYVLIRDEDLRAKRFERAWVVFQSG, via the coding sequence ATGCGGCTCGAGCTCCCCGCCGAGATCGAAGCGGTCCGCGAACGCATCGAAGCCTCGATCGCCCCTTGCCTCTTCTTGAGCCCCGCCGAGGACGGCGAGGTCACACGCACGCGGCTCGGCGGCGCGCCGCTGCTCCCGCCCGGCGTCGCGTGGCCGCGCTCCGATCGCGGCCCGCTCAGCTTCGTCGGCCAGCTCGACTTCCGCGAGCTGCAGCACGCCGCGCAGAAGTGCGCGGCGGTGCGCGCGCTCGACGTCGCGCTGCCGAGCGACGGCGTGCTCTCGCTCTTCTACGACGTCGAGGAGCAGCCCTGGGGCTACGATCCCGCGCACGGATCGGGCTTCGCGCTGGTCTATGCGCCCGACCCTGCGCGCGCGGTGGACGTCGAGCCGCCCGAGGGCGCGATCCCGTTCGACGAGGAGCCGCTCGTCGCGAGCGCGGGCCTCACGCTCCCGTGGCCCGACGATCGCTCGTACGCGTCGCTCGAGCTCACCGGTGACGGCGCGGTGCGCGCCTATCGCGACTACGTCGAGCGCTTCTCGCTCGCGCAGGGCCGCGGGATCCCCGCGCTGCGCCAGCAGGTCGGCGGTCACGCGCAGTGGCTGCAGCGCGACGGGCGCATCACCGCGGAGCTCGCGTCGAGCGGCGTGCACGCGGGCGGCGATCCCCGCACGTGGCGCAGCGCGGATCTGCGACGCGCCGAGTCCGAGGCGCAGAGCTGGCGCCTGCTCTGGCAGCTGAAGCCCGAGGACGATCGCTTCACGTGGGTCGATCTCGGCACGCTCTACGTGCTGATCCGCGACGAGGATCTGCGCGCGAAGCGCTTCGAGCGCGCGTGGGTGGTCTTCCAGAGCGGGTAG